A genomic region of Papaver somniferum cultivar HN1 chromosome 7, ASM357369v1, whole genome shotgun sequence contains the following coding sequences:
- the LOC113298781 gene encoding splicing factor U2af small subunit B-like encodes MAEHLASIFGTEKDRVNCPFYFKIGACRHGDRCSRLHTRPSISPTLLLSNMYQRPDMVTPGMDPPGQAVDPRKIQEHFEDFYEDLFEELSKYGEIESLNICDNLADHMVGNVYIQFREEEHAASALKNLTGRFYAGRPIIIDFSPVTDFREATCRQYEENTCNRGGYCNFMHLKKISRELRRQLFGRYRRRHSRSRSRSRSPYRNRGGQEERPHGGRGSGRRHDDRNHHDDRNRRPRSRSPGHRRGRSRSPPAGRRNRSPGAREGSAERRAKIEQWNREKEQSDPGSKGDNRDTNNNNDGNAPNGYDEQNEGQYYDQQQQQQLPLPPPPPMPPQDREWDY; translated from the exons ATGGCGGAGCACTTAGCTTCGATATTTGGTACTGAAAAGGATCGTGTGAATTGTCCTTTTTATTTCAAAATCGGAGCATGTAGACATGGAGATCGATGTTCTAGACTTCATACCAGACCTAGTATTAGTCCTACTTTACTTCTCTCTAATATGTATCAGAGACCTGATATGGTTACCCCTGGTATGGATCCTCCAGGTCAAGCTGTTGATCCTCGTAAGATCCAAGAACACTTTGAG GATTTTTATGAGGATTTGTTCGAGGAGCTGAGCAAGTATGGAGAGATCGAAAGCTTGAACATCTGTGATAACTTGGCTGATCATATG GTTGGTAACGTGTACATTCAGTTTAGAGAGGAAGAACATGCTGCCAGCGCACTTAAGAATTTGACTGGAAGATTTTATGCAG GGAGGCCTATTATTATTGACTTCTCTCCAGTGACGGACTTCCGTGAGGCAACGTGTAGGCAATATGAGGAGAATACCTGTAATCGAGGTGGTTATTGTAACTTTATGCATCTGAAAAAGATAAGCAG GGAATTGAGGAGGCAATTATTTGGAAGGTACAGAAGAAGGCACAGTCGTAGTCGAAGCAGAAGTCGAAGTCCCTACAGGAACCGTGGCGGTCAAGAGGAACGTCCACATGGTGGTCGAGGTTCTGGTAGAAGACATGATGACAGAAATCACCATGATGACAGGAACAGGAGGCCCAGGAGCCGGAGCCCTGGACATAGAAGAGGAAGAAGCAGGAGTCCACCTGCTGGAAGGAGGAACAGGAGTCCTGGTGCTAGGGAAGGTAGTGCAGAGAGAAGGGCCAAGATCGAGCAATGGAATAGAGAGAAAGAACAGTCAGATCCTGGCAGCAAGGGTGACAACAGGGATACTAATAATAACAATGATGGTAATGCTCCTAATGGATATGATGAACAGAATGAAGGGCAGTACTAtgatcagcagcagcaacagcagctgccgCTGCCTCCACCACCGCCAATGCCACCACAAGACAGAGAGTGGGACTATTGA